The bacterium genome includes a region encoding these proteins:
- a CDS encoding VOC family protein has protein sequence MPDAKTFVAGAPVWVDLSSTDAAASRDYYSKLFGWKVDVATDPAAGGYALAKLGDKHVAGIGPAQPEGTSAWMVYIGTRDAEGIAKKVEAAGGKVVAPPFDVLKSGRMAVFQDPIGAFISVWQPDEMQGADVMYAPNSFAWAELNARGVERAKPFYSSVFGWTQKESNMGEGAPPYTEFKLGDESIAGGMEMNPMVPAEVPSYWMVYFAVDDVDQAFNKAIDHGGREMLAPQEFPGGRFAILSDPQGAAFGLLKMASR, from the coding sequence ATGCCAGACGCAAAGACGTTTGTCGCAGGCGCACCGGTGTGGGTTGACCTATCGAGTACGGATGCGGCCGCGTCTCGAGACTATTACTCAAAGCTCTTCGGCTGGAAGGTTGATGTGGCGACGGACCCGGCGGCGGGCGGCTATGCCCTGGCCAAGCTCGGCGACAAGCACGTGGCCGGAATCGGACCGGCGCAGCCGGAGGGCACATCGGCGTGGATGGTGTACATCGGCACGCGCGATGCGGAAGGGATCGCCAAGAAAGTTGAGGCTGCGGGCGGCAAGGTCGTGGCGCCGCCTTTCGACGTGTTGAAGTCGGGCCGCATGGCGGTCTTCCAGGATCCGATCGGAGCGTTCATCTCGGTCTGGCAGCCTGACGAGATGCAGGGCGCGGACGTGATGTATGCCCCGAACTCGTTTGCGTGGGCCGAGCTCAATGCGCGCGGAGTCGAGAGGGCGAAGCCGTTCTACTCCAGTGTGTTCGGCTGGACCCAGAAGGAAAGCAACATGGGCGAGGGCGCGCCGCCGTACACGGAGTTCAAGCTGGGCGACGAGAGCATCGCCGGCGGCATGGAGATGAACCCGATGGTGCCGGCGGAGGTGCCGTCTTACTGGATGGTCTATTTTGCGGTCGACGACGTCGACCAGGCCTTCAACAAGGCCATCGATCACGGCGGGCGTGAAATGCTGGCGCCGCAGGAGTTCCCGGGGGGACGCTTCGCGATCCTCTCTGATCCCCAAGGCGCGGCTTTCGGGCTGCTGAAGATGGCGTCGCGGTAA
- a CDS encoding pseudouridine-5'-phosphate glycosidase codes for MSDLLQISPEVAEALDRRRPVVALETSIVGQGLPPPHNLRAARGCEAAIRESGAVPATVAVLDGRLRVGLSDAELERIAAGAVKVSSRDLGPALAYREVGATTVAATMRAAAMAGIRFFATGGIGGVHRGHAEDQSADLEELGRTPVAVFCAGAKIILDLALTLERLESLSVPVLGYGCDELPAFYSRRSGCRVSARVDGPEQTAQVLRAAWETGARGIVVAVPPPFDLEGAEEMARRAARELAGVAGSELTPRLLARMAELSGGRSIDLNVDLAVNNARVAAGVAASVR; via the coding sequence ATGAGCGACCTGCTGCAGATCTCGCCCGAGGTCGCCGAGGCACTGGACCGGCGGCGACCCGTGGTCGCGCTGGAGACGTCGATCGTCGGCCAGGGACTGCCGCCGCCTCACAACCTGCGAGCGGCTCGTGGGTGCGAGGCGGCGATCCGCGAATCGGGGGCCGTGCCCGCGACCGTGGCGGTGCTCGACGGCCGGCTCCGCGTCGGGCTGTCCGACGCCGAGCTGGAGCGAATCGCCGCCGGCGCGGTCAAGGTGAGTTCGCGCGACCTCGGGCCGGCGCTGGCGTATCGCGAGGTGGGCGCCACGACCGTGGCGGCGACGATGCGAGCGGCGGCGATGGCGGGGATTCGCTTCTTCGCCACCGGCGGTATCGGCGGCGTCCACCGCGGTCACGCCGAAGACCAGTCGGCCGACCTGGAGGAATTGGGCCGGACCCCGGTTGCGGTTTTCTGCGCCGGCGCCAAGATAATCCTCGACCTGGCTCTCACCCTCGAGCGGCTCGAAAGCCTTTCGGTGCCGGTGCTCGGCTACGGCTGCGATGAGCTGCCCGCCTTCTACAGCCGGCGCAGCGGCTGCAGGGTGAGCGCACGCGTCGACGGTCCGGAGCAGACGGCACAGGTGCTGCGTGCGGCATGGGAAACCGGCGCGCGCGGGATCGTGGTCGCGGTACCCCCGCCCTTCGATCTCGAGGGTGCTGAGGAGATGGCGCGGCGGGCGGCACGCGAGCTCGCCGGTGTCGCCGGGTCGGAGCTCACCCCCCGCCTGCTCGCACGGATGGCCGAGCTCTCGGGCGGACGCTCGATCGACCTAAACGTCGACCTCGCGGTCAACAACGCGCGGGTCGCCGCCGGCGTCGCCGCATCGGTCCGGTAA